TTTTACCTACTGAAATCTTGCAAGAAACAACAGTTACTCCAACAATTTCGCATCTAGTTGGTGGTGGTGCTGCAGCTGGCGGTTCAGCAGAGGCGTATCACAAGGAACTGGTAACACTGAACAATCTGCTAGCAATCAATCCTCAGGACAAACTGCTAAAACATTGCCGAATACTGGACAAGAAGATGCATTGACATCTCTTGGACTTGTAGTGGGAATGCTTGGATTTGGTTTAGTGAAAAGAAAAAAAGCTGAACTTGGCTAAAATATATATTCATTATGATGGGAAGTTGACCTTGTGTCAGCTTCTTTCTGGTTTTCTGCTCCTCGATTTATTATCAGTGTAGAAGGTTGAATAAAGCTAAGCCTTGTCTTCTTGGATTTTTCATGTTTCCGCTATATTTTTTCTTTTAAATCAACTATAATAGAATCATGAAAGTTTTACTCTATTTGGAAGGCAAGACAGTTCTGGAAAAATCAGGGATTGGTCGGGCCCTCCACCATCAAATGGAAGCCCTGGACATGGCTGGAATTCCCTATACGACGGACCTTTTAGGGGATTATGATGTCATTCATATCAATACCTATGGGCCACGTTCCTGGTTGCTTTTGCACGCTGCCAAACGCCATGGAAAGAAGGTCATCTTGCACGGGCATTCGACCAAGGAAGATTTTCAAAATTCCTTTATCGGATCCAATCGCCTGGCGCCATTTGTGGGAAAATATCTGGCCAGCATGTACCGAAAAGCAGATTTTATCATTACTCCGTCAGAGTATTCTAAGCAGCTCATCCAATCCTATGGGGTAAAAACTCCAATCGTTGCCGTGTCCAATGGGATTGATTTGAACAAGTACAAGAAAGATGCTCGTAAAGAGGCTGTTTTTCGGGATTATTTCGGTATTAAAGAGGGACAACCAGTCGTGGTCTGTGCCGGGCTTTATTTTCGCCGCAAGGGCATAGAGGATTTTGTCAAGGTGGCTGAAAAGCTGCCCCATGTGCGCTTCATTTGGCTAGGCTCTATCAATAAATGGATGATTCCATCCTATATCCGGAAAATTGTAGAAGGAGCTCATCCGCCTAATGTCGAGTTTCCTGGTTACTTCAAGGGTGCTGTTTTTCAGGGGGCAATGAGCGGAGCGGATGCCTTTTTCTTCCCATCCTATGAAGAGACGGAAGGGATTGTCGTCTTGGAAGCTCTAGCCAGCCACCAGCATGTTGTGCTGAGAGATATTCCAGTTTATGAAGGCTGGATTGATGAAACAAGTGCCGAATTGGGCAAGACTGTCGATGATTTTGTCCAATCCATTCAAAATATCTTAGATAAAAAAATAGACAAGCGCGAGGCAGGTTATCAGGTGGCAGTTAGTCGCTCGATGGACAATGTAGCCCACCAGCTAGTAGAAGCCTATCGCCAAGTCATGGAGTTGTAAATGCGTATTGGATTGTTTACAGATACCTACTTTCCGCAGGTTTCGGGGGTTGCGACTTCTATTCGGACCCTGAAAACGGAGCTGGAAAAACTAGGTCATGCAGTATTTATTTTTACGACCACTGATGAGGGTGTCAACCGCTATGAGGATTGGGATATTATCCGCATTCCTAGTGTGCCCTTCTTTGCCTTTAAGGACCGTCGAGTGGCCTATGCTGGCTTTGTGGATGCCTTGAAAATTGCCAGCCGTTACAAGCTGGATATTATTCATACCCATACGGAGTTTTCTCTGGGGATTTTGGGGAAATTGATTGCTAAGGAATTGGGGATTCCAGTTATTCATACCTACCATACCCAGTATGAGGACTACGTCCACTATATTGCCAAGGGGAAAATTATTCGCCCTAGCATGGTCAAGTATATCCTCAAACCCTTCTTCCGTGACCTTGATGGGATTATCTGTCCCAGCGAGATTGTAGAAGATTTGCTGAATAAGTATCAGGTTCCTATTTCCAAAAGGGTCATACCGACAGGAATTGATTTGGCCAAGTTTGACCGACCTGAGATTTGCCAAGAGGATATTGATGAACTGAGGCATCAACTGGGGATTGCTAAGGATGAAACCATGCTGCTCAGCCTGTCTCGTATCTCCAATGAAAAAAATATTCAGGCCCTTGTCAAGGCCATGCCGGCTATTTTGGCTGAAAATCCCAAGGTCAAGCTGGTTATCGTTGGTGGTGGACCTTATGCGGGAGAGTTGCAGGAGATGATTGACCGCATGCAGCTGGCCAGTCATATTCAGATGACGGGCATGATTGCACCGAGCGATACTGCTCTATACTATAAGGCGGCTGATTTCTTTATCTCGGCATCGACCAGTGAAACCCAGGGTCTGACCTTCTTGGAAAGCCTGGCATCAGGCACTCCAATCCTAGCCCATTCGAATCCTTATTTGGATAATTTGGTGACGGACAAGATGTTTGGAACCCTCTTTAAGCGGGAAAAGGACATAGCAGATGTGGTCATTGATGCGATTTTGGCGACGCCAAGCATGAATGCCTACTTGCTGGAGAAAAAGCTCTATGAAATTTCCGCCAAGAATTTTGGTCACCGAGTTTTTGAGTATTACCTGGATTTGAAAATTTCCCATGATTTCCAGAAGGAACACACCAATCAAGACAGTGTGGCAGAAGTATTGCTCAAGGGAGCAGTTACCTTACCAGCCAAGGTCGTTGTCAAATCAACCGACACCACAGCTCGCATTCTCAGAAAATCAGTTGCCCAGGTCAAGTCCGTTCGTAATTTCTTTGATTAGGAGGGATGAAAATGAAGAATTCAGGAAAAATCTTTTGGTACATCTTGCCTACTTTACTGGTCTATTATCTGGTGCCGGTGCTGATTATGTATTCTCCGCTGGATGACTTGACCATCAAGGGATTGTTGATTAACTTGATTTTAGTCTATCAACCAATCTTGATTTTACTGATTTCAATCATTTATACTGTCAAACATGGCTTTTCCTGGTGGTTTCCACTGCTACAAGGCTTGCTTTATCTGCCAGTCGATACCCTGATTTTTCCAAATGCAGAGGGCTCAGAAATCTACGTTATTCCTTACATTCTTGTAGGCTTTCTCGGAGCAGGAGTAGGGGTTTTGATGAGGAAGATGCTTGGAATTGGAAAATCTAGAAATTCTCGCAAAAATCCTTGAAAAATCCGAAAATCCTGCTATAATAACTGTTAGAGACTTATCCATTCTAGGAAATCTTTGAGAGAGTGCGCGGTTGCTGTGAGCGCATAGAGGATAGGATGGACACTACTCGGTATGATTTTATGCAAACATAAAAGGGTGGTTCCCTTATCGCCATTCTGAGGTCATCAGTTTTTTTGAGCTGGTGATGAATGAAGGTGGAACCACGTTACGACGTCCTTTTGTGAGGATGTCGTATTTTCTTTTGGAGGAGTAGTTATGCTACCTGATGACTTATTAAAACGGTGCCAAGATGTGCGAAGAGCCTATAGAGAGTTGGAACTCAAGCACCATGACAAAGAATGGTCTATTGAAGAGGACCTCTTGGCCTTGACCAATGATATTGGCAACATGAACCGCCTGATTATGACCAAGCAGGGTCGTTACTATGATGAAACACCCTGTAGTTTGGAGCAAAAAATAGCTGAAAATATCTGGTGGTTGATCGCATTGGCTGACCGCCTCGATATCGATATTCAAAAAGAAATGGAAACCTTTTTAGCTCAAAAAGAAGAGTTATTGGGGATTAAAAAATAAATAAAAAATAGAAAGGACTAGGGTCTCCGTATTTGGTTGAACTGAATACGGGCTACGGACTGGGCCAAAAAGATAAACGAGAACTAGACGCTTGCGTCGTCGTTCTGTTTCCTATTTTGTCTGTGTCCGCTTAACGCCCTTTATATCTTATATTATGATTAAAATTACTTTCCCAGATGGTGCTGTTCGTGAGTATCAGGCTGGTGTGACAACTTTTGAAATTGCGGAGAGCATCAGCAAGTCTTTGGCGAAAAAGGCGCTTGCAGGTAAGTTCAATGGTAAATTGATCGATACCACTCGTGCCATTGAAGAGGATGGGACGCTTGAAATCGTAACGCCTGACCATGAGGATGCTTTGGACATCTTGCGTCACTCAGCAGCTCACTTATTTGCCCAAGCGGCTCGTCGCCTTTTCCCAGACATCAAGTTGGGGGTTGGTCCAGCTATTCAGGATGGTTTCTACTATGATACGGACAATGCAGCTGGTCAGATTTCAAATGAAGACCTGCCACGCATTCAGGAAGAAATGATGAAGATTGTCAAGGAAAACTTCCCTTCTGAACGCCGTGAAGTAACTAAGGAAGAAGCTCTTGAGATTTTCAAAAATGATCCATATAAGTTGGAATTGATTCAAGAACATTCTGATGATGAGGGCGGTTTGACCATTTATACCCAGGGTGAATACGTTGATCTCTGCCGTGGGCCGCATGTTCCTTCAACAGGTCGTATTCAAGTTTTCCAACTCCTAAATGTTGCGGGTGCTTACTGGCGTGGTAAGAGTGAAAATCCAATGATGCAACGTGTTTATGGGACAGCTTGGTTTGACAAAAAAGACCTTAAAAAATACATTCAAATGCGTGAAGAAGCTAAAGAGCGTGACCACCGTAAACTTGGTAAGGAATTGGATCTCTTTATGATCAGCCAAGAAGTTGGTCAAGGTTTGCCATTCTGGTTGCCAAATGGAGCGACTATCCGTCGTACCTTGGAGCGCTACATCACAGATAAAGAATTAGCCTCAGGTTACCAGCACGTTTACACACCACCATTGGCTTCTGTTGAGCTTTATAAGACCTCAGGTCACTGGGAGCATTACCATGAAGACATGTTCCCAACTATGGACATGGGCGACGGTGAGGAGTTCGTACTTCGTCCGATGAACTGTCCACACCACATTCAAGTTTATAAAAATCAAGTGCGTTCATACCGTGAATTGCCAGTGCGTATTGCCGAGCTTGGTATGATGCACCGCTATGAGAAATCAGGTGCTCTTACTGGTTTGCAACGGGTGCGTGAGATGACCCTAAACGACGGTCATATTTTCGTGACACCTGAGCAAATCCAAGAAGAGTTCAAAAAAGCTCTCCAGTTGATTATCGATGTGTACGCAGATTTCAACCTAAACGACTACCGTTTCCGCCTGTCTTATCGTGATCCAGAGGACAAAGAGAAATACTACGATAACGATGAGATGTGGGAAAATGCCCAGCGTATGCTGAAAGGTGCCATGGATGAAATGGGCGTGGATTACTTTGAAGCAGAGGGTGAAGCAGCCTTCTACGGTCCGAAATTGGATATCCAGGTAAAAACAGCCCTTGGTAACGAAGAAACTCTGTCAACTATTCAGTTGGACTTCCTCTTGCCAGAACGCTTTGGTTTGACTTATATCGGTGCTGATGGTGAGGAGCACCGCCCAGTCATGATTCACCGTGGTGTCATCTCAACTATGGAACGCTTCACCGCTATCTTGATTGAAACCTACAAGGGTGCCTTCCCAACCTGGTTGGCTCCAACCCAAGTGACTATGATTCCAATCTCTGTGGAAGCTCACTTGGATTACGCTTGGAAGGTTGCCAAAGAATTGCAAGACCGTGGCGTTCGCGTACACGTGGATGAGCGGAACGAGAAGATGCAATACAAGATCCGTCAGAGCCAGACCAGCAAGATTCCATACCAGCTCATCGTCGGTGACAAGGAAATGGAAGACAATGCTGTCAACGTTCGTCGCTACGGAAGTAAGGCAACACAAACTCAGTCTGTTGCAGAATTTGTGGATCATATCCTAGCAGATATTGCCCGCAAGTCACGTCCAGCTGATGCTGAATAAATAAAGTAAGAAGTCCGAAAGGGCTTCTTTTTTGCGCAGAAAAAACTCCCAAGTTTTCAAAATAGAGTAGACTAGGTTTCTTTAGAAAGCTGATTGTCATTTTACTGGACATTCGTTTCAGAAATTTCTTTTAAAATTTTTAAAAACTTATTGGCGACCCTGGATTGATTGTTTTGTTTTTTCCAGAGAACTTGTAGAGGGTCATGGTTACCTTCTTGTAATTTTATAAATTTTAGTTGGCTATATTCATCAGTCAGGACAATGCCGTTCAAGCAAAGTGCAACACCTACACCTGCTTTGACAAGAAGGGCAGCATTATATAGAAGATTATAAGTTGCAACAATGCGATAATCACCAACTTTATCTAGTTCTTCAAAGGTGATGTTGGGCTGAGCAGATACTATCAGTGGATATTTGATGATATCATGAAGTTTTGGGGTCTGAAGAGTGGCTAAGGGATGATTTTTTGGAACAAGTATCCCCCAAGAATCTCTATTTGGAAGAGGTAAGTGATTATATTTACTTTCATCAAAAGAACCAAAGGTTATACCGATATCAATATTGCCTTGGTCTAAATATTCTTGTACATAGTCAGCGTTACCACTAAGAATGTGTACTTTAACTTCTGGATAGGTAGTGGTCAATTTTTTAACGGCTCGTGCCATGATATCCAGAGATTGACTTTCCGCGGCTCCAATACTAAGTTCACCCGACATACCATCGTTTCTACGGATGTTATTTTCTGTTTTATTGACTAAGGATAGAATTTCTATAGCACGATTGTAAAGGTAACGCCCGTCTTCGGTTATCTGAATTTCTCGGCTACCACGATCGAAAAGCTGAGTTTCTAATTCTGTTTCCAAGTCTCGAATTTGTCGAGAAAGGGTTGGCTGTGTGATATGCAAGGCCTTGGCGGCATTAGATATAGATTTGGTTTGTACGATTGTGACAAAGTAATTAAGAACACGGATATCCATTACTATCTCCTAGTGTTTTTTTTTAGAATTATTATACCACAACATATGCCTCATAGGCATACATAGAACATAAAACAAGTATTCGATTATGGGTTGTGTTTGTAATAAAATATCTAAAGAAAACAGGAAAGGAAACAGTAACTAAAATAAGGTATGAAGTATGCATCAAGAAATTAAATCGTTCATTGAAACAGGAGAAATCATTAAAAAAGGAGACATTGTTTATAAACTTATTCACGAAATTACTGCTGAAACCTTACCGCTTATAGAAAAATTGAATACAGAAGTCCAAAGCGAAGCGAGTAAGCGTGACTTGCTGGAAAAAATCATGTGTAAGAAGTTGGATGATACAACGTCAATTGCATTGCCTTTCCGAACGGATTTCGGACGCCATATTTCCATTGGTAAGGAAGTTTTTATTAATACGGATGTGATGATGACAGATTTAGGTGGGATTGTTATTGAGGACAAGGTCTTGATTGGTCCTCGTGCTATGATTATCTCAGTTAATCACCCTCAAGAATCATCACAGCGACGGGGCTTAATTTTGAAATCCGTCCATATTAAGAACAATGCTTGGATTGGTGCGGGAGCAACTATATTACCAGGGGTGACGGTTGGTGAAAATGCTATAGTAGGTGCTGGAAGTGTTGTGACAAAGGATGTACCTGATAATACAACTGTTGCAGGTGTACCTGCTAAAATTATAAATACAAATCATTAATTTTTGGAAGGAAATATTAAATTGAAAACTGCTATTTTTGAAAAAGCTGGGTCAATGATTATCGAAGAGGTTAATAAACCAATGATTCAAGCACCGGATGACGCCATTATAAAAATTGTCCGTGCCTGTGTTTGTGGTTCGGACCTCTGGTCATACTCTCATGGGGATGGTAAAGAAGTTCATTCTGTCAATTCCGGACACGAGGCACTTGGTATTGTTGAAGAAGTTGGTCCCGAAGTGACAGATATTCATCCCGGAGATTTTGTCATTGTACCCTTTACGCATGGTTGTGGTGAATGCGATGCCTGCCGTGCTGGATTTGACGGCACTTGTGATAATCATGTAGCTCCGACTAACTGGGGAAACGGTTACCAGGCAGAATACCTACGTTTTCACTATGCGAACTGGGCACTGATTAAAGTACCTGGTCAGCCATCTGATTACTCAGAAGATCTGCTGAAGTCTTTACTGGCCTTGGCAGATGTCATGCCTACAGGATATCATGCTGCGAGGGTAGCACAAGTGAAACAAGGCGACAAGGTCGTTGTGATTGGAGATGGCGCTGTCGGTCAATGTGCCGTTATTGCTGCTAAAATGCGAAGTGCGTCTCAAATCATTATGATGAGCCGTCATGAAGATCGTCAGAAATTAGCCTTTCAACTGGGTGCAACTGCTGTTGTTGCTGAACGTGGTGAGAAAGGTGTTGCAAAGGTGCGTGAAATTTTAGGTGGAGGAGCGGATGTTGCCCTTGAGTGCGTTGGTACAGAATCTTCTATTGAGCAGGCACTGGGGGTCCTTCATAATGGTGGTCGTATCGGCTATGTTGGTATCCCTCATTACAATAACCGTCCGATTGGCTCGACGTTTGCACAGAATATTTCCTTCGGCGGTGGTTCAGCATCGGTCACTACCTATGTCAAAAATGAATTACTCGAAGCCGTCTTGGATGGAAGGATTAACCCTGGTAAAGTTTTCACAAATACCTATGATTTCAGTGAAATTAACCAAGCCTATCAAGATATGGCGGACCGTAAAGAGATTAAATCTATGTTGATTGTTTCTGAGTAACCGTTATCTCATAAATTCGTTCGCTCAAAAATCTCGAATATTATCAGCACTATTTTGTCCTTCAACATAGTCATTTTCTATCAACTAGCAGAATGATTTTGTAAATCAGCGAAGTCCGAAAGGACTTCTTTTTGCATAGAAAAAAAACTCCCGAAAATCAGGAGTTGTCATTCTTATTCAATACTGCTTGCCCAAGACTTAGCCACGTAGCGTGATAGGCTGGAAATGGCGAAGTTGATGAGGAAGTAGATGAGGGCAACCATGAGATAGAGAGCAAAGACCTGCTCGGCCTCAAAGTAGCGTCCCATGAGGATTTGGCTGGAGCCAAAGAGTTCCTGGAGGGCAATAACGGAATAGAGGAAACTGGTGTCCTTGATGACCGTTACGATTTGTGAAATGATGGCTGGCAACATCTTGCGAATAGCCTGTGGCATGATGATATAAATCATAATCTGGACAGGTGTGAATCCTTGCGCCAGACCAGCCTCTGTTTGACCTGGACCAATGGCATTGAGACCACCGCGGATGATTTCTGCCATAGCAGCGGTCGTGAAAATGGTAAAAGCTGTTATACCAGCTGGAGTTGACTTCATCTGAAATACCAAGAAAACAGTGAAAATCCAGAGCAGGTTGGGTACGTTACGGACAAATTCGATATAGATCGTTGCAATCCACTTGAAGAGTGGATTTTTTCCATTTCGCATGATGGCCAAAATCATTCCGAAGAGGACAGATAGGACCACAGAGATGCTTGAAATGTAGAGAGTGAGCTGCAAACCAGACCAGAGCAATTGGAAGGTCGATGGTTTGAGAAGTTCTGAAATAGTATTCATCATAGACCTCCTTAATGACTGAAGGCAGCCTTGTTTTTCTCTTCAATCCGGCGTCCCCAGCTAGCAACGGGGAAACACATGATAAAGTAGAGAAAGGCCGCGCCTGCAAAGGCTGGAATGTAGTTGGCATTCATGGCAGACCAGGACTTGGTCATGAACATGATGTCTGCACCAGAGATAATAGCGACCGTGGCCGTATTTTTAATCAAGTTAACCACCTGGTTGGTTAATGGTGGAAGAATGGTTGGGATAGCCTGTGGCAAGATGATGATACGCATAGTCTCGCTGGCAGTAAAGCCTTGAGATAGGGCAGCCTCAGTCTGACCAGTCGGTACCGCCTCGATACCTGCACGGATAACTTCGGCAATATAGGCACCGTGGTAAAGCCCGACACAGATAACCGCTGTCCAATAGATAGATGGCATGAGCACATAGTTGGAAATCAAGGGCAGACCGTAATAGACAATCATGAATTGCACCAAGAGTGGTGTGTTTTGGTAGTATTCAACATAAATACGGGCCAACAATTTGAGTGATTTTTTCTTGCTGGATGATAGGCTACCGAAGAGAATTCCTAGCAGCATGGCCGTGATAAAGGCACCGATAGAAATAGCTATGGTAAAGAGGAAGCCTTGGAAAAAGACTGGAAAATCATTAAAGTAGCTCAGCCAGTTTTCCCAAGCATAGGGGCTAGTTGCAAAAACAAACATAACCGTTCCTTTCTAGTGTGTAGTAGTAGGTGGTTGGATGTGAGTCTCGGCTCACTTGCTGTGGTTCGAGTCAACATCTCAGCGCAGTGGTTGATTGGCGGTTTCGTTCGCGTTTTACGCTCCGAACCAGCCCTAACGAATGATACGAACTGTGTTCGTTCAATTTCCAACCTCCAAAGGTTCCCCGAACCTTGGAGCTGTGCGGGGGAGGGAGTAAAACGGTCTGGGAATAGACCGTTTTAGCCTGAACCCAGAAACTCGAGAGTTTAGACGAACTCTCTTTCCCTTAGTCGAGTTCTTTCCCGCTCCCTATTCATCTGTTTCAGTGACAGGTTTGAGTCCGTTGGCATCGTAGATAGCCTGTAGACTGCCATCCGCTGTCCATGTTTCGATGAGACCGTTTAAGTAATCATTAAGGTCTTTATTGGATAATTTAGTCACAATGCCGTAGTCTGACGCTGAGAAGCTGAAGTCCATGAGCTCAGACTGGGAACCAATATAGCCTGACAGGATAGACTGGTCTACTGAGAAGGCATCTGTGCGATGGGCACGGAGAGAAACAGAGAGTTCAGGATAAGAACCCAATTCTGCGAAGGTTACGGAAATGCCGTGCTTATCAGCTAAATCAGAAATTAGTTTTCGTGTGATAGAGCCTTGGGCAACCCCGATGTTCTTACCGTCCAAATCCTTGAAGGTCTTGATACCAGAATCCTTATTAACCAGGAAGCCGACAGCGTCTGTATAGTAAGGGCTGGTAAAGTTATAGAGGAGTTTGCGTTCTTCCGTGATGGTGAAAGTCGCGATGACCATGTCGACCTGCTCGTTGTCTAGAAGTGGACCACGAGTCTGTGCTGTAACTGGTGTAAATTCGATATCTACGCCCAGTTCTTGTGCAATTTTGCGGGCAATGTCAATTTCCATTCCTTCAAATTCGCCAGTGTCTGGATTTTTAAAACCAAAGTTTGGTACGTCTTGTTTGACGCCGACACGGAGAACACCACGGTCAATGATAGCCTGGACCTGGTCGCTGCTGACAGCTTGAGCAGGAGTTTCAGTCTGCACCTTGGTTTGACTGAAAGCAAAGAGGAGGACCACACCAATCAAGAGCATCCGAATGGCGAAAAATAAATTGATTTTCTTTGTATCCATAGGCACCTCCTAGATCTTAACCTTATCTGATTCGTGATTGATAATCTTGCTGAGGAACTGCTTGGCGCGTGGTTCTGTTGGATTGTCGAAGAAGCCATTGACGTCGGTCGTATCCACCAAAACCTCGCCCTCTGCCATGAAGATGATACGATCAGCCACCTCACGGGCAAAGCCCATTTCGTGGGTTACAACAATCATGTTCATTCCGTCGCGGGCCAATTTTTGCATAACTGCAAGAACATCACCGATGGTTTCAGGGTCAAGGGCAGAAGTTGGCTCATCAAAGAGCAGGAGTTCGGGGTGCATAGCCAGTCCACGGGCGATAGCCACACGCTGCTTCTGTCCACCAGAAAGCATAGCTGGATAAGAGTTCTTGCGGTCCCAGAGGTTTACAAATTCTAGGTATTTTTGCGCAGTCTTCTCTGCTTCTGCCTTGTCAATGCCCAAAACCTTGATAGGGGCTAGGGTAACATTTTCTAGGACTGTCTTATGAGGATAGAGGTTGAAATGTTGGAAAACCATGCCGACCTCTTTGCGGAGAGCAACTAGTTCCTTGGTAGATGAACCAGATACGGTGTGGCCGTGTACCACCAATTCACCGTCTTCTACAGACTCCAGTCCATTGATGGTACGAATCAATGTGGATTTTCCAGAACCAGAAGGGCCGAGGAGTACAACAACCTGACCAGGTTCAAATTCTAAGTTGATATTGCGTAGGGCGTGGTAGTCGCCGTAATATTTATTAACATCCTTAAACGATACTAATGACATGAGAATCTCCTTTATCTAACGCGATACTAAGCATCATATCATTGCAAAGATTAAATGTCAAGTATATTCTGACAATTTAAGAATTCCATGTGTTAGAAAATATAACATAGAATAGCGGGATAGATTTTAAACATGAATTTTCCAGATAAGTTATGATATAATAGAAGAAATAAATTAAAGGTATAAGTAATATGAAAAAAATTCTAGTTGTAGATGATGAGAGACCTATCTCGGATATTATTAAATTTAACATGACCCGTGAGGGCTATGAGGTCGTGACAGCTTTTGATGGTCGCGAGGCCTTAGAAGTATTTGAAGCGGAGTTTCCGGACATTGTCATTCTGGATTTGATGTTGCCAGAGTTGGATGGTTTGGAAGTGGCCCGTAACATTCGCAA
The sequence above is a segment of the Streptococcus suis genome. Coding sequences within it:
- a CDS encoding MazG-like protein, with the translated sequence MLPDDLLKRCQDVRRAYRELELKHHDKEWSIEEDLLALTNDIGNMNRLIMTKQGRYYDETPCSLEQKIAENIWWLIALADRLDIDIQKEMETFLAQKEELLGIKK
- a CDS encoding alcohol dehydrogenase catalytic domain-containing protein → MKTAIFEKAGSMIIEEVNKPMIQAPDDAIIKIVRACVCGSDLWSYSHGDGKEVHSVNSGHEALGIVEEVGPEVTDIHPGDFVIVPFTHGCGECDACRAGFDGTCDNHVAPTNWGNGYQAEYLRFHYANWALIKVPGQPSDYSEDLLKSLLALADVMPTGYHAARVAQVKQGDKVVVIGDGAVGQCAVIAAKMRSASQIIMMSRHEDRQKLAFQLGATAVVAERGEKGVAKVREILGGGADVALECVGTESSIEQALGVLHNGGRIGYVGIPHYNNRPIGSTFAQNISFGGGSASVTTYVKNELLEAVLDGRINPGKVFTNTYDFSEINQAYQDMADRKEIKSMLIVSE
- a CDS encoding amino acid ABC transporter permease; amino-acid sequence: MNTISELLKPSTFQLLWSGLQLTLYISSISVVLSVLFGMILAIMRNGKNPLFKWIATIYIEFVRNVPNLLWIFTVFLVFQMKSTPAGITAFTIFTTAAMAEIIRGGLNAIGPGQTEAGLAQGFTPVQIMIYIIMPQAIRKMLPAIISQIVTVIKDTSFLYSVIALQELFGSSQILMGRYFEAEQVFALYLMVALIYFLINFAISSLSRYVAKSWASSIE
- a CDS encoding glycosyltransferase; the protein is MKVLLYLEGKTVLEKSGIGRALHHQMEALDMAGIPYTTDLLGDYDVIHINTYGPRSWLLLHAAKRHGKKVILHGHSTKEDFQNSFIGSNRLAPFVGKYLASMYRKADFIITPSEYSKQLIQSYGVKTPIVAVSNGIDLNKYKKDARKEAVFRDYFGIKEGQPVVVCAGLYFRRKGIEDFVKVAEKLPHVRFIWLGSINKWMIPSYIRKIVEGAHPPNVEFPGYFKGAVFQGAMSGADAFFFPSYEETEGIVVLEALASHQHVVLRDIPVYEGWIDETSAELGKTVDDFVQSIQNILDKKIDKREAGYQVAVSRSMDNVAHQLVEAYRQVMEL
- a CDS encoding sugar O-acetyltransferase, whose amino-acid sequence is MHQEIKSFIETGEIIKKGDIVYKLIHEITAETLPLIEKLNTEVQSEASKRDLLEKIMCKKLDDTTSIALPFRTDFGRHISIGKEVFINTDVMMTDLGGIVIEDKVLIGPRAMIISVNHPQESSQRRGLILKSVHIKNNAWIGAGATILPGVTVGENAIVGAGSVVTKDVPDNTTVAGVPAKIINTNH
- a CDS encoding amino acid ABC transporter permease, producing the protein MFVFATSPYAWENWLSYFNDFPVFFQGFLFTIAISIGAFITAMLLGILFGSLSSSKKKSLKLLARIYVEYYQNTPLLVQFMIVYYGLPLISNYVLMPSIYWTAVICVGLYHGAYIAEVIRAGIEAVPTGQTEAALSQGFTASETMRIIILPQAIPTILPPLTNQVVNLIKNTATVAIISGADIMFMTKSWSAMNANYIPAFAGAAFLYFIMCFPVASWGRRIEEKNKAAFSH
- a CDS encoding LysR family transcriptional regulator, translating into MDIRVLNYFVTIVQTKSISNAAKALHITQPTLSRQIRDLETELETQLFDRGSREIQITEDGRYLYNRAIEILSLVNKTENNIRRNDGMSGELSIGAAESQSLDIMARAVKKLTTTYPEVKVHILSGNADYVQEYLDQGNIDIGITFGSFDESKYNHLPLPNRDSWGILVPKNHPLATLQTPKLHDIIKYPLIVSAQPNITFEELDKVGDYRIVATYNLLYNAALLVKAGVGVALCLNGIVLTDEYSQLKFIKLQEGNHDPLQVLWKKQNNQSRVANKFLKILKEISETNVQ
- the thrS gene encoding threonine--tRNA ligase, giving the protein MIKITFPDGAVREYQAGVTTFEIAESISKSLAKKALAGKFNGKLIDTTRAIEEDGTLEIVTPDHEDALDILRHSAAHLFAQAARRLFPDIKLGVGPAIQDGFYYDTDNAAGQISNEDLPRIQEEMMKIVKENFPSERREVTKEEALEIFKNDPYKLELIQEHSDDEGGLTIYTQGEYVDLCRGPHVPSTGRIQVFQLLNVAGAYWRGKSENPMMQRVYGTAWFDKKDLKKYIQMREEAKERDHRKLGKELDLFMISQEVGQGLPFWLPNGATIRRTLERYITDKELASGYQHVYTPPLASVELYKTSGHWEHYHEDMFPTMDMGDGEEFVLRPMNCPHHIQVYKNQVRSYRELPVRIAELGMMHRYEKSGALTGLQRVREMTLNDGHIFVTPEQIQEEFKKALQLIIDVYADFNLNDYRFRLSYRDPEDKEKYYDNDEMWENAQRMLKGAMDEMGVDYFEAEGEAAFYGPKLDIQVKTALGNEETLSTIQLDFLLPERFGLTYIGADGEEHRPVMIHRGVISTMERFTAILIETYKGAFPTWLAPTQVTMIPISVEAHLDYAWKVAKELQDRGVRVHVDERNEKMQYKIRQSQTSKIPYQLIVGDKEMEDNAVNVRRYGSKATQTQSVAEFVDHILADIARKSRPADAE
- a CDS encoding glycosyltransferase family 4 protein; the protein is MRIGLFTDTYFPQVSGVATSIRTLKTELEKLGHAVFIFTTTDEGVNRYEDWDIIRIPSVPFFAFKDRRVAYAGFVDALKIASRYKLDIIHTHTEFSLGILGKLIAKELGIPVIHTYHTQYEDYVHYIAKGKIIRPSMVKYILKPFFRDLDGIICPSEIVEDLLNKYQVPISKRVIPTGIDLAKFDRPEICQEDIDELRHQLGIAKDETMLLSLSRISNEKNIQALVKAMPAILAENPKVKLVIVGGGPYAGELQEMIDRMQLASHIQMTGMIAPSDTALYYKAADFFISASTSETQGLTFLESLASGTPILAHSNPYLDNLVTDKMFGTLFKREKDIADVVIDAILATPSMNAYLLEKKLYEISAKNFGHRVFEYYLDLKISHDFQKEHTNQDSVAEVLLKGAVTLPAKVVVKSTDTTARILRKSVAQVKSVRNFFD